In the Arthrobacter sp. CDRTa11 genome, GCCCGATGACGCCCCACAAGGCAGTGCCGCAAGCATTCCGCTGACCGAGGTCATGGTAACGACGGGATTCCTGGGCGGCGCGTTGTGACCATGGAGATGGCGGCATCGGCGGACCGGAAACGCGAAACGCACCCGTCAAAAAAGTCTTTCTGTGATCCCAACGCATCCACGACCACTGCAAGACGACGGTCACTGAGTGTGCATGAATGCACAGCAAAGTGCTCATTTGGTTCTTGTCTTGAGTCGCAAAAGGCAAGAGACTCAACTCACAATGACTCTTGCGCTCCACCCGCCGCTGTTGTCCGAACTCCGACAACACGGTCAAATGCCCGAAGGAACAAAGCCGTTCTTCTCGGCGACATCACTCCCTGAATGCCCGTCTGCGTTTCCTCGCAGAGCATTCTCATTGAAAGTAGGGGTAATGCCTGAAAGTTACACCCCCGTAGCCGGGGATAAAAGTAAGAAAACTGCCCGCAAGTCTGCCATCGGCAGTCTCATCGGTACGTCCATTGAATGGTACGACTACTTTTTGTACGGAACAGCGGCGGCGGTAGTCTTCGGCCCGCTGTTCTTCCCAGGAGCAGATCCTCTGGTCGGACTCATGGCCTCATTCGGTGCCCTCGCCGTCGGCTTCCTTGCCCGTCCCGTGGGCGGCATCGTTGCAGGCCATGTCGGGGACCGTATTGGCAGAAAAGCTATGCTCGTTGCTTCGCTGCTCATCATGGGTGTCAGCACAACCCTCATCGGGTTGCTCCCCACCTACGCCCAACTCGGATTCTGGGCCCCAGCACTCCTCCTCCTCCTCCGGCTGGTCCAAGGGTTCGGAGCAGGGGCAGAATGGGGCGGCGCTGCCCTGATGTCTGTAGAACACGCTACTGCCAAAAAACGTGGGTTCTACGGCAGTTTTACCCAGATCGGCGTCCCTATTGGCATGCTCCTAGCAACCGGTTCATTCGCGTTGGCGCGCACAGTGTTCAACAACGAAACATTCTTGGCCTGGGGCTGGCGTGTGCCCTTCCTTGCCAGCGCCTTTTTGATTGGCGTCGGCCTGGTTATCCGGCTGAAGCTCGAGGATCCTCCGAAGTTCAAGGAGATGAAAGAGCAAAACACGCTGTCCAGTCGGCCCATTGTCGACATGTATCGCAACGAAAAGCGGAACATGTGGCTGGCCACGGGTATGCGAATCTCGCAGAACGCCGTCTATTACCTCTACACCGTTTTCGCCGTTGCCTACATCGGCCGATCCCTGGGATCGGACAACAACACATCGCTGGTCGCAGTGATGATTGCCTCCGCGCTGGGCATCATTTCCACCCCGATCTGGGGCGCCTTGTCGGATCGTTTCGGGCGGCGACGTCTCTACATATTCGGCTCCGTGGGGAGCGGACTGTTCGTCATGCCGTTCTTCATGCTGGCAGACACCGGTAATCCAGTCCTGATCGTTGTCGCTATGGTGCTGGGAATCAACTTTTTCCATGACGCAATGTACGGGCCCCAGGCAGCCTTTTTTTCCGAGCTGTTTTCGACAGGGGTCCGGTATAGCGGTGCATCCATCAGCTACTCGCTCGGATCTGTGTTCGGCGGCGGGTTCTCCCCGCTCATCGCAACCGCCCTACTGGCACTGGGCGGCGGGAATCCCTGGCTGATTGTCGCGTACTTCCTCTTCCTTAGTTGCATCACCGTCGTCTGCGCCTATCTGGCCCCGGAAACAAACCTCCGAGACATCGACGATGACACGGAACTCGGAAGAACGGTGCCGGAAGCATCGCACCAGCCAACACACTGACGGTGCACCCGCCCAAATACCCAGGAATGACCACAAATCACACTCAACGAGGAGATACACATGATCAACGGCGTAGACCAAGATGCCCTGTTCGCCACCATCGACGCGGTGAAGAACCGGCCGGAACTCGCACAGGTTTCATTCAACCTCACTTCTGAATGGCTCCAGGGTTGCCGCCAGCGCGCCACCACTGGTGACATCATCCAGAACGGAAATGTCGTCGAATCCCGCGAGGCGACTTACGTTCTCGAATCTGATGAGCCAGTGGCCCTGCTCGGCACGGACATGGCTGCAAGCCCGGCGGAATTCATCCTCCACGCGCTGGCCGGCTGCTACGCGGTGACGTACGCCGCGAACGCAACCGTCAACAACATCGAGCTCAGTTCACTCCGCCTTGAAATGACTACGGACATTGATCTCCAGGGTTTCCTCAACTTGAACGCCGACGTCCGTCCAGGCCTTCAGCAGATCCGCATCCAGGTCCATGCGTCTTCTCCCAATGCTTCACAGGAACGTCTGGAAGAGCTTACGAAGATTGTGGAGGAACGTTCCCCCATCCGGGATACGCTGGCGGGTCCTGTCGAGGTCCAGACGACGCTGGTAAAGCACTGACCATGTTCCCTTTGACGCTTCATCACCTGCTGTGGAGGATGCTGACCGTCCACCCGACGTCAGAGGTCGTCACAGTCACGGGACCGGTAAATGACCTTCGATCAACCAGATGCACTTATGAACAGCTGGCATGGCGTATAGAAGCTCTGACGCACGGACTCAGGGACGAGATCGAACTTGGCCCCGGCGACACGGTAACCGTACTTGGCTGGAACGACCAGCAGCACCTGGAACTGCTTCTGGCCGTTCCACTGACCGGCGCAAAGGTCAGCAGCATCAACCTCCGCCTCGGAGGGGAGACACTGTCCCATCTTGCCCGCAATCCCCGGCCGAAGGCGGTTGTCGTAAGCAGCGACCTCTTTGAGCATCCTGCCGTTGGACCAGCCATAGATGCACTGGTTGAAGAAATGCGCAGCACCGGTGTCATCATTGTTGCCATCACGCCTCCAGGCGGAAGGCCATCTGCTCCTGAAACGATCTCGTACGAGTCGCTGATCCACGCCAATCTTGGTCGCCGTTGGGAAGAAGTCCTGGAGGATGAGAATGCTCCTGCGTTCATCTTCCACACCAGTGGAACGACGGGTCTGCCCAAGAGCTACGAGGTCACGCACAGGGCCGCTGTTCTGCATTGCCTCAGCCAGGCGACAGTAGAAGCAACCGGACTGTCCAGCAAGGACCGGGTCCTCCCCCTTGCGCCCTTCTTCCATGTAAACGGCTGGGGGCTGCCCCTGACTGCTGCACTCACGGGCGCATCCCTGGTTTTGTCCGGCGGAGATCTGACTCCGGCCCGGATAGCGAACGTCATGCAAAAGGAGAACGTCACCGTAGCAGCTGCTGTGCCAACCGTCTGGTTCGATGTTTGCGCGGCCATTGAGCGCGGCGAGGCAGTTCGACCCATGGCCCTGCGGGAAGTTCTTACGGGCGGCAGCCCGCTCCCGGAGTCTGTTTGGAAGAGCATCCGGTCAACCCTGGGCGCTGGTGTCGCCACCGCTTGGGGAATGACAGAAACCATGGCGTGCAGCACATATGAACGGGAGCGCCCACACGAACGCGCCGGCAAACCGATTCCGCTGGTCGAACTCGGCCTTCACAAGACAGTGCCATCGACCGCCGGACTGGATACCCCGCAGGGTCGGCTGCGGGTTAGGGGGCCCTTCGTCATCGGCAACACAGCGGAACCCGGCGCCTGGTTCATGACAGGGGACATAGCGACCATCGACGCAGATGGTTCACTGACACTTCGGGACCGAGAGAACGACCTCATCAAATCCGGGGGCGAGTGGATCGCACCTGCGGAAATGGAACAAGGTCTCTGCACACATCCCAATGTGGTCGCGGCGGCAGTGATCCCTGTAAGCCACCCGAAATGGATCGAACGACCCAGAGCCTTCGTCGTCCTCAACAGAGAACCGGATGTCGGGGAATTGATTGAGGAAGCCCTCACCGCGCACCTGGCCCAGGCCTTCCCACGCTGGTGGCTTCCGGACCAAATCGTCATTGTTGACGAACTCCCCACCACTGCGGTCGGCAAAATCGACAAGCGCTCCCTCCGGAAAATTGCAGAATCCCAGAAAGAAAAGGTGTAGGTAATGGAAATCAACGAATTCATCACCCGAAAAGACGTGGATGGCATCGCATGGATCACCATGGAGAGGCCGAAGAAGTTGAACGCTCTCTCCACGGGCCTCATGGGGGAGCTGTCCGCAGTTCTTACCGAAGTAGAGAACGATTCGTCGGTAAAAGTCGTCGTTCTCGCCGGAACTGACAAGTCCTTCAGCGTGGGCTACGACATCGCCGAAGAGGTGGAACTGGGGGTTTCGACAGCCGAACAGTGGCACGCGGGCCTGACAAACAATGTGGGCCTTACCATGCAGATATGGGCCCTTTCCAAGCCTGTCATCGGTGCAGTCTCCGGCTGGGCTTTGGCGGGCGGCTGTGAACTGGCCATGGCCTGCGACATGCTGATCGCCACCGAGGACGCCCAGTTCGGCGAGCCCGAAATCCGATTCGGATCCGGCCCCGTTACCCTGCTCATGCCCTTTGTTCTTGGCCAGAAGAAGACCAATGAACTCCTCTTTACCGGCGATGTTATCGACGCTGAAACAGCGCTGGCCCTTGGCTTGGTCAACAAAGTCGTGCCGGCAGATCAGCTAACCCAGGTCGTGGAACAGCTGGCACGTAAGGTGGCGCTGACTCCTCTGCCGGTGCTGCGCTTTACGAAGTTGGCGCTCAACCGTGCCTACGAAGCAATGGGGCTACGGGAAGCAGTCAAGTCGAATCTCGACATCGCCGCGGTTCTGAATTCTGTGCACAGCATCGAGCGCCAGGAGTTCACTGAACTGGTCGCATCCAAGGGACTGGGTGCTGCCTTGGCTTGGCGCGACGAACGCTACGGGTCCCTCGAAGGCTAATGACGTCCGCTCAGACACCACGGGAGAAGCAAAATGAATTACGAGACCATAATCACCCGGATCGACGACAACAATATCGGCTACATTAGGCTCAATCGGCCTGAGGCGCTCAACGCCCTGAATCGCACGGTGATGAACGAGGTCTGCGACGCAGCCCGAGTGATGGACGACGACGACGACGTGTCAATAATTCTCATCCTCGGTTCGGAGAAGGCATTCGCTGCCGGCGCTGACATCAAGGAGATGGCAACTCTGTCATTTGCGGATGCATACACCATTAACCTCTTTTCCGGATGGGACGCCCTTGCGAACATCCGCAAGCCTCTGGTTGCAGCTGTATCCGGCTATGCCCTGGGCGGTGGCTGCGAACTGGCCATGATGTGTGACCTGATCCTTGCCAGTGAGACGGCGAAATTCGGCCAACCGGAGATTAATCTCGGAATCATGCCCGGCATGGGTGGAACGCAGCGCATGACCCGCGCCGTCGGCAAAGCCAAGGCCATGGACCTGATGCTCACGGGACGCATGATCTCCGCGACTGAAGCCGAGTCATACGGCCTTGTCGCACGCGTGTTTTCTGCAGACACATTTGAGAGCGAAGTCGAGAAGTTCGCCCTGGAAGTGGCAGGAAAGTCGCAGATCGCCACTCGTATGGTCAAAGAATCCATAAACGTCGCCTTCCAGAGCCCGCTCTCGGAAGGGCTGAGATTTGAACTCCGCTCCTCGCAGTCCGTGTTCTCCACCGACGATCAAAAAGAAGGCATGGCAGCCTTCATCGAGAAGCGGAAGGCGAAGTTTTCGAACCGCTAGATCAAGCAGCAGAGACCTAGGACTCTCCGGGGACGAAAGCGGTCGGCCGGCGGAACTATCCGGATATCCGCCGGCCGCCGCCCATCTAGTCCCTGCCAGAGGAGATTCGATACAGAGACACTGCTCATTTGCGTTGCCCAGTCGACACAGACCAAAGCTTCCTAGCCAGCCCTTACGAAGGAATTCTTGCATGACGAGACTATTGATTATCGGTCCTCCTGGATCCGGGAAAGGGACCCAGGCACAGAGGCTATCAGCGCATCTAGAGATTGTGCCCGTCTCGACCGGCGACATCTTCCGGATGAACGTTTTGGAGCAGACCGTATTGGGGACCGAAGCCCAGAGACACATGGACAACGGGGATCTCGTACCAGACCACCTGACTAACGACATGGTCCGGCAACGCCTGGCAATGTCCGATGTAAGGGACGGGTTCCTGCTTGATGGCTACCCCCGGACGCTTGCGCAGGTCGCAGCCTTGGACGGCATGCTTGACTCCAGCAGCCAGCGACTTGACGGAGTCCTTGAGTTAGCTGTTAGCGACGAACAGGTAGTCCAGCGACTCCTCGCCCGCGCCGATAACCGCAGCGATGACAACGAAGACGTGATCCGCCATCGGCTGGATCTGTATCATGAGCAAACAAACGCCGTCCTCTCGGAGTACGCAGAACGCGGCCTGCTGACGAGGGTAGACGGACTCGGCTCCGTCAACGACATCACCGACCGAACCTTGACCGCATTAGCCATGACAACATTGCCTCGACACGTTGAACCTGCCCGTGGGCGACGGTCCCGGCTCCTACGGTATTGAGGCGCCATTGAAAGGAACCTGTGACGGCCCCACACAACGTCCGCGTCTATACGAGCGACAAGAACCTGGCCCGCTAAGACCCACTCGGATTAAGATTGCGAGGTTTGCCGCAGTTCCAGAACGCATGACCGAAGAGGTCACGGACATGTGGATCCCCGGCTGGGCGGCACCCGCCATGTACAGCAAGCGGCACTCCCTCGTCCCCCAGTAAGTGCCAACAGCGGCCCTGACGGGGCATTTGACGCGGCCTGAAGCCGCCGCTGGTCGGCGGCGAGGCATCACCCGGATCATCATCTGTCGCAACAGTTCTTGGTGCCTCGTCGCTCCCCATCACAGGTAGCGCTATTTCGTCAACGAAAATCGCACGTTTGGTGAGTTTGTCAGATTGGCCTCCATGGCGAGACTCTCCGCTCCGACACGGTCGAGGCCGTGATACCTGACAATTCAATTCTGTGGATATCGATGAAGGGCGCACACACAGGCCGCATCCATCGGAATAGCAGGAGTCAATGGAATTCCACGAGCAACCAGACTGGCAACGGCCGAAGGTCCTGCCACTCGGGAAATGGTCGAACGGGCTAGGAATAGTTCGGCACGCTGTAGGCCGTGGAGGACTGGGCATACGACCAGTTCCAAGCCATGCCTGACGACTGGCGATTCTGAGAGCGGTCAGTTTGTCGTCCGGACATTTGCGACTCGTCCTAATGTCCCGACAGGCGGCGCAGGGCCAGCCTTCCCATTCCTTTTCTTTGAAAGGGATGGGAGGAGCTACGATTTAGCAGCCAAACGAAGTAAGCAGTCACAGGCTAGGCAGTTCTGACATGCGAGGTCTGGGGAGAAAACGTGATACCGGCCGGAAATGAGCCCCCTTCATGGTGCCCTCCCCGTCGAATATGAACGCCGATAACGGATATTCGGTCAACTGACTGTGCTCGGACAAGCTCGCTCGGTGACTCTGATCCGTCCACAGCTGGGATCAATCGGATTATCCACGGCTGGGTATTGAGGGAGCCGTGGGGTAGCTCCCTTAGCAGCAGTAGCGGTGGATAACCCATTGGAATTGTCCCCGTGTGGGGCGGCGGGACGGCTTCTCTGTGGATCGCAGAGGCTGGCCCTCGTTCGGAGACCAGGCGGCATGGCCTCTGTCGGGTTGGGGTGCGCCCTAACCCGACAAGACTCCCGGTTCATCCTGAACCCTTCTTGCAACCTTTTGCCGGGACTGGCCGGCCTTCCAATCTTTTCGCCGACCTGCCAGACGGGGTACTAGCCAACCCAACCTGTCCCTTTGCCAGCTTTGTCGTAGGAGAGCCGCTTACAAGTTGCGACTTAACGCCTTGATCCGGAAGTGGTCACAGCATAGCTCCGCTTTGCGATGCCCCGCTCGACTCGACACGATGTCGCATGCTTCGCAGAACAGCCTTGAGATCCGCGTTGGACTAAACTCCGTCTGA is a window encoding:
- a CDS encoding MFS transporter, whose translation is MNAQQSAHLVLVLSRKRQETQLTMTLALHPPLLSELRQHGQMPEGTKPFFSATSLPECPSAFPRRAFSLKVGVMPESYTPVAGDKSKKTARKSAIGSLIGTSIEWYDYFLYGTAAAVVFGPLFFPGADPLVGLMASFGALAVGFLARPVGGIVAGHVGDRIGRKAMLVASLLIMGVSTTLIGLLPTYAQLGFWAPALLLLLRLVQGFGAGAEWGGAALMSVEHATAKKRGFYGSFTQIGVPIGMLLATGSFALARTVFNNETFLAWGWRVPFLASAFLIGVGLVIRLKLEDPPKFKEMKEQNTLSSRPIVDMYRNEKRNMWLATGMRISQNAVYYLYTVFAVAYIGRSLGSDNNTSLVAVMIASALGIISTPIWGALSDRFGRRRLYIFGSVGSGLFVMPFFMLADTGNPVLIVVAMVLGINFFHDAMYGPQAAFFSELFSTGVRYSGASISYSLGSVFGGGFSPLIATALLALGGGNPWLIVAYFLFLSCITVVCAYLAPETNLRDIDDDTELGRTVPEASHQPTH
- a CDS encoding OsmC family protein → MINGVDQDALFATIDAVKNRPELAQVSFNLTSEWLQGCRQRATTGDIIQNGNVVESREATYVLESDEPVALLGTDMAASPAEFILHALAGCYAVTYAANATVNNIELSSLRLEMTTDIDLQGFLNLNADVRPGLQQIRIQVHASSPNASQERLEELTKIVEERSPIRDTLAGPVEVQTTLVKH
- a CDS encoding AMP-binding protein, producing MTLHHLLWRMLTVHPTSEVVTVTGPVNDLRSTRCTYEQLAWRIEALTHGLRDEIELGPGDTVTVLGWNDQQHLELLLAVPLTGAKVSSINLRLGGETLSHLARNPRPKAVVVSSDLFEHPAVGPAIDALVEEMRSTGVIIVAITPPGGRPSAPETISYESLIHANLGRRWEEVLEDENAPAFIFHTSGTTGLPKSYEVTHRAAVLHCLSQATVEATGLSSKDRVLPLAPFFHVNGWGLPLTAALTGASLVLSGGDLTPARIANVMQKENVTVAAAVPTVWFDVCAAIERGEAVRPMALREVLTGGSPLPESVWKSIRSTLGAGVATAWGMTETMACSTYERERPHERAGKPIPLVELGLHKTVPSTAGLDTPQGRLRVRGPFVIGNTAEPGAWFMTGDIATIDADGSLTLRDRENDLIKSGGEWIAPAEMEQGLCTHPNVVAAAVIPVSHPKWIERPRAFVVLNREPDVGELIEEALTAHLAQAFPRWWLPDQIVIVDELPTTAVGKIDKRSLRKIAESQKEKV
- a CDS encoding enoyl-CoA hydratase/isomerase family protein translates to MEINEFITRKDVDGIAWITMERPKKLNALSTGLMGELSAVLTEVENDSSVKVVVLAGTDKSFSVGYDIAEEVELGVSTAEQWHAGLTNNVGLTMQIWALSKPVIGAVSGWALAGGCELAMACDMLIATEDAQFGEPEIRFGSGPVTLLMPFVLGQKKTNELLFTGDVIDAETALALGLVNKVVPADQLTQVVEQLARKVALTPLPVLRFTKLALNRAYEAMGLREAVKSNLDIAAVLNSVHSIERQEFTELVASKGLGAALAWRDERYGSLEG
- a CDS encoding enoyl-CoA hydratase-related protein, whose protein sequence is MNYETIITRIDDNNIGYIRLNRPEALNALNRTVMNEVCDAARVMDDDDDVSIILILGSEKAFAAGADIKEMATLSFADAYTINLFSGWDALANIRKPLVAAVSGYALGGGCELAMMCDLILASETAKFGQPEINLGIMPGMGGTQRMTRAVGKAKAMDLMLTGRMISATEAESYGLVARVFSADTFESEVEKFALEVAGKSQIATRMVKESINVAFQSPLSEGLRFELRSSQSVFSTDDQKEGMAAFIEKRKAKFSNR
- a CDS encoding adenylate kinase — protein: MTRLLIIGPPGSGKGTQAQRLSAHLEIVPVSTGDIFRMNVLEQTVLGTEAQRHMDNGDLVPDHLTNDMVRQRLAMSDVRDGFLLDGYPRTLAQVAALDGMLDSSSQRLDGVLELAVSDEQVVQRLLARADNRSDDNEDVIRHRLDLYHEQTNAVLSEYAERGLLTRVDGLGSVNDITDRTLTALAMTTLPRHVEPARGRRSRLLRY